The genomic region TCAACGGCTACCGCGACGCACCAGATACTCAGCAGAAAGAGGAGGCCAATCACTCCGTAGTCCACCGCATGCTTTAGAAAGTCCATCAGTTGCGCCTTCCAGGGAGTTGAACTTGAAAATAGTTATCAACTTGTCGAGGCGTAAGCTAACAAAGTTCAGAATCCTGTGTCAACCAACCTGATCAGCCATCATAGGCTTAACTTTCCCCTGGACTTGCGTGTACTTGCAGGCGTCCCGGTCAAACACCAGACAGGTACTGAATTCCATGGCGTCAGTGGCGACAGTGGGAGCAGAGTCCGTAGAGCTCGAGTCGATGTGTTTGGATCGTAAAGCCGTTTTTCGCCGCGACCTCTTCCTGAAGTCGTTCAATTTCACAATTTTCGAATTCAATGATCTTTCCGCACCCCGTGCAAATCAGATGATCGTGATGCCCCTTGTGCGAGATATTGTCGTATTGAGTTTGTGAGCCGAAATGCCGGGCCTGTGCAAGACCGGCGTCGCAAAAGAGGTTTAGGGTTCGGTAGATAGTCGCCAATCCGAGGTGGGGATCGGTCTTTGCCAGTTGGTGGTACATGGCCTCGGCTGTAATGTGCTCCTGCCGTAGGAATGCGCTCAGAATGAGCTCTCGCTGGCGTGTAAACTTCAATTGATGTCTCGCCAAGTGTTCCTTGAGCGCATCCATTTCTTTCGGGCTCTTTCCTGATGCCATAACGGACATACCTCCACGGACCGAGTATTAAAAACGAAATCATGAGCTTGGTCAAGGGGGTTGCAATTGACGACTCGACGGCCGCTGTCTATAGTCGTGGCCGGTTTTGCAGCGGACAAGGAATAGATGTCATGCGTCAGCCCCATCAGATTACAGTAGACCGTGCTCTGTTGCTGCTCGTATTGCAATGCGCGGAGCCCCATGGCCTCCTCAGCGATGTGAAGCTTCAGCAACTCTGCTTCCTGTGTGAACTGCAAATGTTCGGGAAGGGGTTTAAGGGATTTCATTTTGAGTTTTTCCGCTTTGCGTATGGGGCGTTCAGCAAGGATTTGGACAACGATCTGACGTCACTCCGAAGGCGGGAACGGGTGGAAAACTTTACGCTCACGGAACAAGCCCAGGAAGTGCTCTCACTATTGGAAAAGTCCGTTGCAGGTGTGGAAACGAACGAAAAGATCGTTGAAATCCTCAAGGCGGTGGTTGCCACCTATGGCGGTCATGACAGTGGAGCCATTACTAATTCGGTCGAGTCCGTGGAGTTGAGTACTCCGCAGGATCCCGAGTTCAAGATCCCGATTCGGGACATCGTATTCCATACGACGCTGCTTGTGCCGTCTAGGATTGAGGTGAAGAACGAGTTTCAGCTTCCGCCGGCCCTCCTGCCCAAAATCAATCATGCGATGGGATATTAGCCCGACTGGCAGGTGGAAAATCTTGGCAAGGGGCTTCTGCCTGTCTCGTAGAGAGCGCGCCGCGTTCAATGGGTTAGCTTCACTCCTCAAATTCGGTAGAGCTCGCCGTATTTTCGTTCGATGTATTGAAGATAGGGCTCCGGTGTCAGGCTCACGCCTGTAACCCGTTGCGCCAGTCGCTCAGGGGTGAACATGCGTCCCCACCGGTGGATTTTTTGGCCCAGCCACTGCCGCAGGATCAGCAATTGTCCCGCTGCAATTTCGTCTTCCAGGTGGGGAATTTCCATGCGTGCCTGGTCATAAAACTGCACGGCATAGAGATTGCCGAGGGTGTAGGTGGGGAAATA from Nitrospira japonica harbors:
- a CDS encoding Fur family transcriptional regulator; its protein translation is MASGKSPKEMDALKEHLARHQLKFTRQRELILSAFLRQEHITAEAMYHQLAKTDPHLGLATIYRTLNLFCDAGLAQARHFGSQTQYDNISHKGHHDHLICTGCGKIIEFENCEIERLQEEVAAKNGFTIQTHRLELYGLCSHCRH